One window from the genome of Cucumis melo cultivar AY chromosome 12, USDA_Cmelo_AY_1.0, whole genome shotgun sequence encodes:
- the LOC103501858 gene encoding laccase-17-like has translation MGVSNHKLIFFFFCFVLYSCVIPKLVFGGTTRHYNFEIKMQNVTRLCHTKSIVTVNGKFPGPRIVAREGDRLLIKVVNHVPNNISIHWHGIRQLRSGWADGPAYITQCPIQSGQSYVYNYTIIGQRGTLFWHAHISWLRSTLYGPIIILPKLGVPYPFPKPHKEMPIIFGEWWNVDTEAVISQALQTGGGPNVSDAYTMNGLPGPFYNCSAKDTLKLKVKPGKTYLLRLINAALNDELFFSIANHSLTIVDVDAVYIKPFKTNTLIIAPGQTSNVLLQTKSNFPNAKFYMLARPYVTGQGTFDNSTVAGILEYDGHQQKNPKKTLPIYKPNLPSLNDTSFVTNFTKKLRSLANSQFPANVPQKIDKKFFFTVGLGTNPCNNNKKNQTCQGPNGTMFAASINNVSFVMPNVALLQSHYKGQSNGVYSPFFPNSPLIPFNYTGNPPNNTMVGNGTKVVVLPFNTSVELIMQDTSILGAESHPLHLHGFNFFVVGQGFGNFDPNKDPQNFNLVDPVERNTVGVPAGGWVAIRFLADNPGVWFMHCHLEVHTSWGLKMAWLVLDGKLPNQKLLPPPADLPKC, from the exons atgggTGTCTCTAATCACAagttgatcttcttcttcttctgtttcgTTTTGTATTCATGTGTGATTCCCAAGTTGGTCTTTGGTGGCACAACAAGGCATTACAACTTTGAA ATTAAAATGCAAAATGTGACACGTTTGTGCCATACTAAGAGCATTGTGACAGTGAATGGCAAGTTTCCTGGACCTCGTATTGTTGCTAGGGAAGGTGACCGATTGCTTATCAAAGTGGTTAACCATGTCCCCAACAACATTTCTATTCATTG GCATGGGATAAGACAATTGAGATCAGGATGGGCAGATGGACCAGCTTACATAACACAATGCCCAATCCAAAGTGGTCAAAGTTATGTGTATAATTACACCATAATTGGGCAAAGAGGAACTTTATTTTGGCATGCTCATATTTCTTGGCTAAGGTCAACTCTTTATGGACCAATCATCATTCTTCCTAAACTTGGAGTTCCTTATCCATTTCCTAAACCCCACAAAGAGATGCCTATCATTTTTG GGGAGTGGTGGAATGTAGATACTGAAGCTGTGATTAGTCAAGCTTTACAAACTGGTGGAGGTCCTAATGTTTCTGACGCTTATACTATGAATGGTCTTCCTGGACCTTTTTATAATTGCTCCGCTAAAG ATACATTAAAGCTAAAAGTGAAGCCAGGAAAAACCTATCTACTTCGTTTAATAAATGCAGCATTAAACGATGAGCTATTCTTTAGTATAGCAAATCATAGTCTAACAATAGTTGACGTTGATGCAGTTTATATCAAACCATTTAAAACCAACACACTAATAATTGCACCAGGCCAAACCTCAAATGTTCTTCTTCAAACCAAATCTAATTTCCCAAATGCTAAATTTTATATGTTAGCAAGACCCTATGTAACAGGACAAGGAACATTTGACAATTCCACAGTTGCTGGAATCCTAGAATATGATGGTCACCAACAAAAGAATCCAAAAAAAACCCTACCAATTTACAAACCAAATCTCCCATCATTAAATGACACTTCATTTGTCACTAATTTTACCAAAAAACTTAGGAGTTTGGCCAATTCTCAATTCCCAGCtaatgttcctcaaaaaattgACAAGAAATTTTTCTTCACGGTTGGACTTGGGACAAACCCTTGTAATAATAACAAGAAGAACCAAACATGTCAAGGACCAAATGGGACAATGTTTGCAGCTTCAATTAATAATGTTTCTTTTGTAATGCCAAATGTTGCCCTTCTTCAGTCTCATTATAAAGGACAATCTAATGGGGTTTATAGTCCTTTTTTCCCAAATAGTCCTTTGATTCCTTTTAATTACACTGGTAATCCTCCTAATAATACTATGGTTGGGAATGGGACAAAGGTTGTGGTTTTGCCTTTTAACACAAGTGTGGAGTTGATAATGCAAGATACAAGTATTCTTGGAGCTGAAAGCCATCCTCTTCATTTGCATGGATTTAATTTCTTTGTGGTTGGACAAGGGTTTGGAAATTTTGATCCCAATAAAGATCCTCAAAATTTCAACCTTGTTGATCCTGTTGAAAGGAACACTGTTGGTGTACCTGCTGGTGGATGGGTTGCAATTCGGTTTCTCGCTGATAATCCAG GAGTATGGTTCATGCATTGTCACTTAGAGGTGCACACAAGTTGGGGTTTAAAAATGGCTTGGTTGGTGTTGGATGGAAAGCTCCCTAATCAAAAACTCTTGCCTCCACCAGCGGATCTTCCCAAATGTTGA